The Microtus pennsylvanicus isolate mMicPen1 chromosome 18, mMicPen1.hap1, whole genome shotgun sequence region GGGATctgtgcttgctgagcaagtgcAACAACTGAGTTACAGCTCTAGCTCTACTTTAAAGAAAAAGTCTGTTATCCACCAATTCCACATAGAAGAACaaaccaaataacaacaacaaccaagaTGCTCTAGCTGTTTCAGAGAAAGCAGCATGAGGGGCAAGAGTGGCTCTGCCAGGGGGTTGCCCACCCAGCACCTGGCGTGGAGATGCCAGGTGAGTTGTTGTGAGTGGAGGCACAGGGTGGAGTTTCATGGTGAGAGCGAATGTAAAAGGCGGCGGGAGCATTCAGTGCCGGAAGGGTGGgcttgcctagaatcccagtaTTGAGGctcaggtcagcctgagctacacagtcaAACCATgacttacaaagaagaaaaactcaaTTTTCAGATCGACTGTCCGTTGAAACAGTAACACATTGGATATATTAagttaaatgaaatatattaaaattgcctcctttttcttttctcaatgtgGCTTTGAGCAAATGTCTGCGTCCTCAGCCCCATGGCTGGGAAAGGCTGACACTGGCACAAGGTGCCACCTACCTGCTCCCTCCTACAGGTCTGTAGCTTGTTGATCCTGGAGGTGTAGGGTAGACACTTGCCTCTTTCCCAGGCCAGATGCAATGGATTTGAAGACACAGATCTAAATCTCATCATGGACTTGGTGCCCTGACTGCCTCCGGGCTCAAGTCGCCCTGTTGAGGATCTTGTCATGTGGGGTGTAGAGTGTGAGCTGCTGGGTCAGCGCTGCACTTTCTCACTGGTGCTCTGAGGGGAAGAAGgtctttttctctctcagcttcaacCTTAGCTGCAGTATGAGGCCCCTGTGCCTCCtcttcaaggccagtgtgggctcaGGGTACAGGTGACATGGCAGGGCTTCCTGCCTGTCAACACTTCCGATCTGTGGTCAGCAGCGTGATTGGTACTTGGTAGCACAGAAATGTAACCTTTATCAGGGGGTCCCCTTTCTCCCCCTGCAACTCAAGGGATGAGAGGAACAGACAGAGGACGGGATTATTCAGAAGCCCCTCAGGACAAGGAGCTCTTTACTGATGTAGGTAAGGCTGTTCAGCTGTCTGGCATCATAGCCAGGCGGGGGGCCTTTGGAGCAGTCAGGTAGGAAGACAGGGTTGAGCTGCTGTAACTCACACTGTTGGGGCCTGTGGTGGGAGGATTGGCAGGACTACTGGTGGATGACGGAGAAAGGGTGTTCAGCACCACAGCACCCTCATCCTGGGAGCGCTTGTAGGGGAATGGAGCCTCATTTCGGAGGTCCTGGAAGGCCAGGTACGCCTGGAATATCTGCAGGAAAGGGTAGGATTTAAGTTGGCTGGGATGGAACAGGAAGACAGGGAGACCCAGGAGCTGGCCTAGGGGATGCAGTAGCTGTCTGCTCACTGTGCAACAGTACCCAAGATGGGGATGCCTGAGGAAGGTAGGCTTGAAGGATGACAGCAGAGGCTCGGGGAGAGTCCTGGTTGTAGCCCTCCCAACCCACCCTGGAGGGGTGTCAGTGCTTGTCCTTACCCAGACAGGGACGgagaagaaagcaaaggcaaTGGCTGCCTTGGGGCTGCTGTTCCCCGTGAGGAAATGCTTGGAATTCGAATGCTGCCACTGGTTGGCTAGGAAACAGAAGGCCCCAAACCAGACACCTGCCCAGATGACTGGAGCGGGGAGGGAAGAAAAGCGGGTAAGCATGCTGGGGCACAGGCCAGGTGTGCTAGGGATGGCTTAGGGAGTGACACCCCCCCACCAGTGCCAATCTAAATTCCTCAAGTGTCCCCAAAAGTCAACTTCTGGAGTGGTGTTCCCACATCTAATACAGAGCTGGAGCTACATCTAGTGTCAACTTCATCAGCGTCTCAAAGAAGCCCAGTTCCCTGTAGGCCAGCCACATGTTATGTGCTGGGGGCCTTCATAGAAGACAGTCACATCTCATGTGCTGGGGGCCTTCATAGAGGACAGCCACATGTCATGTGCTGGGGGCCTTCATAGAGGACAGCCACATCTCATGTGCTGGGGGCCTTCATAGAGGACAGTCACATCTCATGTGCTGGGGGCCTTCATAGAGGACAGTCACATGTCATGTGCTGGGGGCCTTCATAGAGGACAGCCACATCTCATGTGCTGGGGGCCTTCATAGAGGACAGTCACATGTCATGTGCTGGGGGCCTTCATAGAAGACAGCCACATGTCATGTGCTGGGGGCCTTCATAGAGGACAGCCA contains the following coding sequences:
- the Syngr4 gene encoding synaptogyrin-4 isoform X1, with protein sequence MHLPESLQDLADSETVHFLKRPKSISRVCGGVFSLVIFSSLLIDGYQNRAESSELHCVFNRNYVACAFAVRAGFLSFLSSLVFLALDAHENRIIESGSKTAFRLLDFILAVIWAGVWFGAFCFLANQWQHSNSKHFLTGNSSPKAAIAFAFFSVPVWIFQAYLAFQDLRNEAPFPYKRSQDEGAVVLNTLSPSSTSSPANPPTTGPNSVSYSSSTLSSYLTAPKAPRLAMMPDS